Proteins encoded in a region of the Coffea eugenioides isolate CCC68of chromosome 4, Ceug_1.0, whole genome shotgun sequence genome:
- the LOC113767585 gene encoding pentatricopeptide repeat-containing protein At3g47530 has product MRAFASRFPAHHSRLPARFFSTAEAASLQNHHYHRPSPPSPLLNLGPKAAEKEAGKDLIKLIKSCPKKSHLPQIHTHLIHTSYLLNPTIFLHFLSRISLPGPLQDLSYGRRIFQHYPKPNVSLYGTMIRAHSLSHNNSAASLGFELYKEMLDLGFSSDGFCSSFAIKCCVKMESLLNGVQVHSRILRDGYKCDSFLSTTLMDFYSLSGKCDDACKVFDEMSHRDTAAWNVLISCYIRNKRTRDALSVFDIMEKSNWRRPDDVTCLLVLEACGKLNALEFGEKVHKYVKEGGFDSSMKISNSLIAMYSRCGCVEKAYEVFESLANKDVVTWSAMIAGLASNGHGEQAIRAFRKMQRVGVVPDDQTCTAVLSGCSHSGLVDQGRMFFDIMRKELGIVPNLYHYGCMVDMMGRAGLLDEAYKLICSMEVRPDAAIWRTLLGACRNYKHSILGERVVEHLIELKAEEAGDYVLLLNIYSSINDWEKVTEIRKLMKEKGIRTTPASCTIELKGKIHEFMADDVSHPRKKEIYDMLDEINKQLKIAGYVAETIAELHNTGAEEKRTRMSYHSEKLAIAFAILATPPGTKIRIAKDLRICLDCHNFAKMVSTVYNREVVIRDRNRFHHFREGHCSCNDYW; this is encoded by the coding sequence ATGAGAGCGTTCGCATCTCGCTTTCCCGCACACCATTCTCGTCTCCCCGCTCGTTTCTTCAGTACAGCAGAAGCAGCTTCACTCCAAAACCACCACTACCACCGCCCTTCCCCACCATCACCTCTTCTAAACCTCGGACCAAAAGCTGCCGAGAAAGAAGCAGGAAAGGACTTAATTAAACTCATAAAATCCTGCCCTAAGAAATCCCATCTGCCTCAAATCCACACCCATCTCATTCATACGTCCTATCTTCTTAACCCCACAATTTTCCTCCACTTCCTTTCCCGCATTTCCCTCCCTGGTCCATTGCAGGATTTGTCTTATGGCCGTCGAATCTTCCAACATTATCCGAAACCCAATGTTTCTTTGTACGGTACCATGATTAGAGCTCATTCTTTAAGCCATAATAATTCAGCAGCATCACTAGGATTTGAACTATACAAAGAAATGCTTGATTTGGGCTTTTCTTCAGACGGCTTTTGTTCGTCGTTTGCAATCAAATGTTGTGTAAAGATGGAATCTTTATTGAATGGTGTACAGGTACATAGTAGGATTTTGAGAGATGGTTATAAATGTGATAGCTTTTTGTCCACTACTTTGATGGATTTTTATTCTTTAAGTGGGAAATGCGATGATGCTTGTAAAGTGTTCGATGAGATGTCTCACAGGGACACTGCTGCTTGGAATGTGTTGATTTCTTGCTATATACGTAATAAGCGGACAAGGGATGCTTTAAGCGTGTTTGATATCATGGAAAAGTCAAATTGGCGTCGACCGGATGACGTCACTTGTTTGCTTGTGCTCGAGGCTTGTGGGAAGTTGAATGCATTAGAATTTGGTGAGAAGGTTCATAAGTATGTAAAGGAGGGTGGATTTGATAGCTCTATGAAGATTTCTAATTCACTTATAGCAATGTACTCAAGGTGTGGGTGTGTTGAGAAGGCGTATGAGGTCTTTGAGAGCTTGGCTAACAAGGATGTGGTGACATGGAGTGCCATGATTGCAGGCTTGGCAAGTAATGGACACGGTGAACAGGCAATTAGGGCATTCAGAAAGATGCAGAGGGTCGGTGTTGTTCCTGATGATCAGACTTGTACTGCAGTTCTTTCAGGCTGTAGTCACTCAGGGTTGGTTGATCAGGGTCGCATGTTCTTTGATATCATGAGGAAAGAGCTGGGTATTGTGCCTAATCTTTACCACTATGGGTGCATGGTTGATATGATGGGTCGTGCTGGTTTGCTTGATGAGGCTTACAAGCTTATATGCTCAATGGAGGTCAGGCCAGATGCAGCAATTTGGAGGACTCTGCTTGGGGCATGTAGAAATTATAAACATTCTATTCTTGGAGAGAGAGTAGTTGAGCATTTGATTGAACTCAAAGCTGAAGAAGCAGGGGATTACGTTCTGTTGTTAAATATTTATTCGTCAATCAATGATTGGGAGAAGGTTACCGAAATACGGAAATTGATGAAGGAGAAAGGAATCCGGACAACCCCAGCTTCTTGTACCATTGAACTGAAAGGCAAAATACATGAGTTTATGGCCGATGATGTTTCACATCCAAGAAAGAAGGAGATATATGATATGTTGGACGAGATTAATAAGCAACTAAAAATTGCTGGTTATGTTGCTGAAACTATAGCAGAATTGCATAATACTGGTGCTGAAGAAAAGCGAACCAGAATGTCTTATCACAGTGAGAAACTGGCAATTGCATTTGCAATTCTTGCCACTCCACCTGGTACAAAGATACGCATTGCAAAGGACCTAAGAATATGTCTTGACTGCCACAATTTTGCTAAAATGGTATCAACTGTTTATAATCGAG
- the LOC113769368 gene encoding protein RKD3-like has translation MGTQPFQSWSKFQVMTKEEDVYPFSFPTQLSPLEFSTYNPGCAGSGSQLDFPFRDPDFDAFPIMGSCLNDPSYASLDIDPSHYMFQADSWQGFHGSGFRHGNEKSPEFGIQNQQLLLAGSNEQLTSQEEVVVEEKGMKKAREEKGGTISSKNLSRKTISNYFYMPITQAAKELNVGLTLLKKRCRELGIRRWPHRKLMSLQTLIKNVQELAKEEGEGAERKFREAIDILEHEKKMLEEIPHLQLEDNTKRLRQACFKANYKKRKLMGMVKESPSHSGVNPREVNALATPDFGSRVDDDQQEEELKILFSDCFPSPNTMISG, from the exons ATGGGAACTCAGCCATTTCAGAGCTGGTCAAAATTTCAAGTAATGACCAAAGAAGAAGATGTTTATCCATTCTCCTTTCCAACTCAACTATCTCCTCTTGAATTCAG TACCTATAATCCTGGATGTGCTGGTTCTGGTTCAcaacttgattttccctttcgAGACCCTGATTTTGATGCTTTTCCTATAATGGGGAGCTGTTTGAATGATCCTTCGTACGCATCATTGGATATTGATCCGAGCCACTACATGTTCCAAG CAGATTCATGGCAAGGTTTTCATGGCAGTGGCTTTAGACATGGGAATGAAAAGAGTCCCGAGTTTGGTATACAAAATCAGCAGCTTTTATTGGCTGGCAGCAATGAACAATTAACTAGTCAAGAAGAAGTTGTGGTGGAAGAGAAGGGAATGAAAAAGGCCAGAGAGGAGAAGGGTGGGACTATTAGCTCTAAGAATTTATCTCGAAAAACCATCTCCAATTATTTTTACATGCCAATTACTCAAGCAGCCAAGGAGCTTAATGTTGGATTGACACTACTCAAGAAAAGGTGTAGAGAGTTGGGAATTCGAAGATGGCCTCATAGAAAGTTGATGAGCCTTCAAACCCTAATCAAGAATGTCCAG GAATTGGCAAAGGAGGAAGGCGAGGGAGCGGAAAGGAAGTTTAGAGAAGCCATAGACATATTGGAgcatgaaaagaaaatgttggaAGAAATACCTCATTTGCAACTTGAAGATAACACCAAGAGATTGAGACAAGCATGCTTCAAGGCTAATTACAAGAAGAGAAAGCTCATGGGGATGGTGAAAGAATCTCCATCTCACTCTGGAGTTAACCCTCGTGAAGTTAATGCTCTTGCTACTCCCGATTTTGGCTCTAGGGTAGATGATGATCAACAAGAGGAGGAGCTTAAGATACTGTTTTCTGACTGCTTTCCCTCCCCCAACACAATGATTTCTGGTTGA
- the LOC113768076 gene encoding protein EMBRYO DEFECTIVE 514-like codes for MAETEQKQTPETLADGEVKESSTQHMEIVEAQDDDAAVGGAGGLKRVRDEADEEGENSEDVKKLKADDKSVEEERLEKTADAEPKSCSEPEPEPKSSSKPELKSGPVELGPKSFESSVEMFDYFYKFLHFWTPNVNVNKYEHVMLLELIKKGHLEPDKKIGNGIRAFQVRYHPKFKSRCFFLTREDDSVDDFSFRKCVDHILPLPENMQVKHDVNKVLGGGRGGKAGGCGRGGRGHYRGRGGKSRN; via the exons ATGGCGGAAACAGAGCAAAAGCAAACCCCAGAAACCCTAGCCGACGGTGAGGTGAAGGAATCGTCCACTCAACACATGGAAATAGTTGAAGCCCAAGATGATGACGCGGCGGTCGGCGGCGCCGGCGGCTTAAAGCGCGTCAGAGATGAAGCTGACGAGGAGGGAGAGAACAGCGAAGATGTCAAGAAGTTGAAGGCTGATGATAAGTCCGTAGAAGAGGAACGGCTTGAGAAAACGGCTGACGCGGAGCCTAAGTCGTGTTCGGAGCCGGAGCCGGAGCCTAAGTCGAGTTCAAAGCCGGAACTTAAATCGGGTCCCGTCGAATTGGGTCCGAAGAGCTTTGAATCGTCTGTGGAGATGTTTGATTACTTTTACAAGTTTCTGCATTTCTGGACACCTAATGTGAATGTCAATAAG TATGAGCATGTGATGTTGCTAGAGTTGATCAAGAAGGGTCATTTGGAGCCAGATAAAAAGATTGGTAATGGGATCCGTGCCTTCCAAGTCCGATACCATCCAAAGTTCAAAAGTCGATGTTTCTTCCTAACAAGGGAGGATGATTCTGTGGATGACTTTAGCTTCAGGAAGTGTGTTGATCACATACTTCCTTTGCCAGAGAACATGCAGGTTAAGCATGATGTCAACAAGGTATTGGGTGGAGGCCGTGGTGGTAAAGCTGGTGGCTGTGGAAGAGGAGGACGTGGCCATTACCGTGGAAGGGGTGGCAAGTCAAGAAACTAA